CAACTTAGGGTAACCTAACTCGATGAGTAAGGGCATGGTGGCACCGGCGACGGCACTGGCACCGGCGCCGGCCAGCGCGACCGCCGGCGTCGCCCGCTACCTCGAGGCGATCTTCTACCTCCGCGCCGAGGGCCTGCCCCCGCGGCCAGCTCGGCTCGCGGACTGGCTCGGCGTGAGCGCGCCGACGGTGAGCGAGGCGGTTCGCCGGCTGGCCAGGGACGAGCTCGTCGAGGCCGCTCCGAACCAGCCCATCGAATTCACGGCCAAGGGAGCGGCGACCGCCGGAGCGGTCGTCCGCCGGCATCGGGTGCTCGAACGCTGGCTGACCGGCGAGCTGGGACTGGACTGGGTGACCGCCGACGAGGAGGCCCACCGACTGGCGAACGACGTCTCCGACCTCGTCCTGGAACGCCTGCATGAGCGGCTCGGCCGGCCCTCGACCTGCCCGCACGGCAACCCGATCCCGGGCGAACCCCAGCCCCGGCTCGATCTGGTCAACCTGCCTGACCTCGCGGTGGGCCGGCCGGCGACGGTGGTCCGGATCTCCGAGCTGGCCGAGCACGACGCGCCCCAGGTGCTCCGGCTCCTCCAGGCCCGCGGCCTGGTCCCGGGAGTTCGGGTGAAGTTGCGGGCGGCGCCGCCGGCCGCCGACGTCGTGGAGGTCGAGACCGGCGAGGCGAGCGTGCATCTTGCAACCCAGGTAGCCCGCGCGGTCTGGGTGACGACCTCGACCTAGAGGTCGAGGAGCGACTCCAGGCCCACGGTCAGCCCGGGGCGCCCGCCGACCGAACGGACGGCCAGCAGGACCCCCGGCATGAACGAGGCGCGGTCGAGCGAGTCGTGCCGGATGGTCAGGATCTCCCCCGCCGCCCCGAGCAGCACCTCCTGGTGCGCCACCAGGCCCGATAGCCGGATCGAGTGCACCGGCACCCCGTCGACCGTCGCGCCGCGCGCACCGGGCATGGCGTCGCCGGTCGCGTCCGGCGCGGGGCCGAGGCCGGCCGCCCGGCGGGCCTCGGCGACCAGCTCAGCCGTCCGGCGGGCGGTTCCGCTCGGGGCGTCCGCCTTCCCCGGGTGGTGCATTTCCACGATCTCCACGGACTCGTAGAACCGGGCGGCCTGCACCGCGAAGCTCATCATGAGCACCGCCCCGATCCCGAAATTCGGCGCTACGACCACCCCGAGACCGGGGGCCGCCTCGAGCCACGCGGCCAACTCCGCGAGCCGTTCGGCGCTGAACCCGGTGGTGCCGACGACGACATGCCGCCCCGCGTCCAAGCACCAGCGCAGGTTGTCCATGACCGCGTCCGGCTGGGTGAAGTCGACGATGACCTCACCGGCCCGGAGCGGGTCCCGGTCCTCCCCGACGTCGACGGCGGCGACGAGCTCGAGGTCGGCAGCGGCGTCCAGTGCCCGGCACACCTCGATGCCCATCCGCCCGCGGGCACCGAGCACGCCGACCCGAATCACCTAGGCCACCGCCGCGGTGAAGTCGTGCTGGTCGAACGGACCGATCACGGCCAGGCCCAGTGGGCGGGACAGGACGTCCCGCGCCACGTCGTGGACGTCCGCGGCGGTGACGCCCTCGATGTTCGCGAGGATCTCGTCCACCGTGCGGAGCTCGCCGTAGACCAGCTCGCTCTTGCCGAGGCGGCTCATCCGGGATCCGGTGTCCTCCAGTCCGAGCACGATGCCCCCGGCCAGCTGGCCCTTGCCCCGCGCGATCTCGTCGGCCGCCAGTCCGTTCCGGGCGACTCGTTCGAGCTCGGCGCGGCACAGGGCGAGAACCTGGTCGGCCTTGGCCGGTAGACAGCCGGCGTAGACACCGAATAGCCCGGTGTCGGCGTAGTGGGACGCGTAGCTGTAGACCGAGTACGCGAGTCCGCGCTTTTCCCGGATCTCCTGGAACAGCCGGGAGGACATCCCGCCACCCAGGGCACCGTTGAGCACGCCCAGCGCGAACCGGCGCGGATCCGTTCGGGGCAGGCCCTCGCCCCCGAGCAGCAGATTGGCCTGCTCGGTCGGTCGCCGGACCACCCGCACCGCCGGCCGGGTGCTCGGTGGCGCGACTCCGGCCCGCGGGAGTGCCGGCTCGGCCTCGGCGCCGTCGGCGAGCCCGGCCCGCTCGAAAGCCGCGCGGATCAGCTTGACCAACCGAGCATGGTCCAGGTGCCCGGCGGCGGCGGCCACCAGTTGCTCCGGGCGGTAGCGGCGCCGGTAATGCCCGGCGATCGCGGTCCGGCTCAGCTTGCCGATGCTCGCGACCGATCCGAGGACCGGGCGACCGAGCGGCGCATCTCCCCACACCGCGTCGGCGAACGCATCGTGCACCGCGTCCCCCGGGTCGTCCTCGTGCATGGCGATCTCTTCGAGGATGACCCCTCGCTCGGAATCGACGTCGGTGGCCCGAAGCAGGGACCCGACCACCATGTCGACAACCACGTCTACGGCGAGGGGCAGGTCGGCGTCGAGGACCCGCGCGTAGAAGCAGGTGTACTCCTTGCCGGTGAACGCGTTGAGCTCACCACCGACCGCGTCGAGGGCGGCCGAGATGTCGAGGGCGCTGCGCCGCCGGGTGCCCTTGAACAACAGGTGCTCGAGGTAGTGCGACGCCCCGGCCAACGCCGGGGTTTCATCCCGCGAGCCGACGCCGACCCACAGCCCGAACGCCACCGAGCGCACGCCGGGGACGGCCTCGGTGATCACCCGCACGCCGCTCGGTAGCAGGGTCCGCCGGATCAGGCCGCCCCCGGTGCCGGCGATCAGGGTCCGGGTGGTTCCGGGACGTTGGAACCCCGGACCCAGACTTGTCGCCACCTATTCGGCAGGCGCCGCGGCCGGCTCCTCGGCCGGTGCCGCGGCCGGTGCCGCGGCCGGCTCCTCGGCCGTCACCGGGACGAGCGAGAGCTTGCCACGGGGATCGATCTCGGCCACCTCGACCTGTACCTTGTCGCCCACCTTGAGCACGTCCTCGACGTTGTCCACCCGCTTACCGCCGGACAGTTTGCGCAGCTGCGACACGTGCAGCAGGCCGTCCTTGCCCGGGGTGAGCGAGACGAACGCGCCGAAGTTCGTGGTCTTGACCACCGTGCCCAGATAACGTTCGCCGACTTCCGGCATCGTCGGGTTGGCGATCGCATTGATCCGGGCCACCGCCGCCTCCGCCTTGGGCCCGTCGATCGCCCCGACGTAGATGGTGCCGTCGTCCTCGATCGTGATGTCGGCGCCGGTCTCTTCCTGGATCTGATTGATCATCTTGCCCTTCGGACCGATCACCTCGCCGATCTTGTCGACCGGGATGCGGATCGTCACGATGCGCGGGGCGAACGGCGACATCTCTGCCGGTCCGTCGATCGCTTCGTGCATCACGTCGAGGATGGTCATCCGGGCATCGTGTGCCTGCCGGAGCGCGGCGCCGAGCACCGACGCCGGAATCCCGGTGAGCTTGGTGTCGAGTTGAAGCGCGGTGACGAAATCGCGGGTGCCGGCGACCTTGAAGTCCATGTCCCCAAACGCGTCCTCCGCACCGAGGATGTCGGTCAGCGTCACGTACTCGCCGCCCTCATGCACCAGGCCCATCGCAATTCCCGCCACCGGAGCCGCCAGCGGGACACCCGCGTCGAGCAGCGAGAGCGTGGACGCGCACACCGAGCCCATCGAGGTCGACCCGTTCGAGCTGATCGCCTCGGAGACGACCCGGATCGCGTACGGGAACTCCTCCTTGGTCGGGAGCACCGGGAGCAGTGCACGCTCGGCGAGCGCGCCGTGCCCGATCTCGCGACGCTTCGGCGAGCCGACCCGGCCGGTCTCACCGGTCGAGTAGGGCGGGAAGTTGTAGTGGTGCAGGTAACGCTTGCGGTTCTCCGGCGACAACGTGTCGATCATCTGCTCCATCCGGGGCATGTTCAGCGTCGCCGCGTTGAGGATCTGCGTCTCGCCCCGCTCGAACAGGCTGGACCCGTGCGCCCGCGGGATCACCCCGACCTCCGCGGCGAGCTGGCGGATGTCCCCCGGCCCGCGGCCGTCGATCCGGACCTGCTCGCCGATGATCCGCTCACGGACGAGCTGCTTGGTGAGCGAACGGAAGGCCGGACCGATCTCCTTGTCACGCCCGTCGAAGTCGCCGATCACCTTCTCCTTGGCCAGCGCCTTCACCCGGTCCAGTTCGGTCTCACGGTCCTGCTTGTCGGCGATCGTCAGCGCCTTGGCCAGGTCGTCACGAACCGCGGAGCTGACCGCCTCGAAAACGTCGTCCTGGTAGTCCAGGTAGAGCGGGAACTCGCGGGTCGGCTTGGCCGCCCGGGACGCCAGATCGCTTTGCGCGGCGCAGAGCGCACGCAGGGCGGGCTTGGCGGCCTCGAGGCCGCTGGCCACCACGTCCTCGGTCGGGGCCGGCGCCCCGTCGCGGACCAGGGAGATCGTCGAGGTGGTCGCCTCCGCCTCGACCATCATGATCGCGACATCTCCGTCGTCGAGCGCCCGGCCCGCGACGATCATGTCGAAGGTCGCCCGCTGGAGCTCGTGGTGGCTGGGGAACGCCACCCATGCCCCATCGATGTGCGCGACGCGGACGCCGGCGATCGGCCCGGTGAAGGGCAGCCCCGCAAGCAAAGTCGAGCAGGCGGCGGCGTTGATCGCCAGCACGTCATAGAGGTGGTCCGGGTCGAGCGAGAGGATGGTCGCGACGACCTGGATCTCGTTGCGCAGCCCCTTGGCGAAGGACGGCCGCAGCGGCCGGTCGGTGAGCCGGCAGGTCAGGACGGCGTCCTCGCTGGGCCGACCCTCCCGGCGAAAGAACGAGCCCGGGATCTTCCCGGCCGCGTACATCCGCTCCTCGACGTCGACGGTCAGCGGGAAGAAGTCGAGATTCTCCTTCGGCGCCTTAGAGGCGGTCGTCGCCGAGAGCACCATAGTGTCGCCGAAGCGGACGACGACCGACCCGGCGGCCTGCTGGGCCAGCCGGCCGGTCTCGAAGCGGATCGTACGGGAGCCGAGCGGGGTTTCGACGATCGCTTCGGCGTGGTGGACACTTTCCTGGCCCATGGGCGCAACCTCCTGCGGTGGACGGAACCGCCGTGGCGCCTGCGGGTTGCGGGCCGGTCTTCGATCGAAGCGCCCGGGGGGTCACCCACCCGAGGGCCACTACCGAGGACCGGCGCTCGCCCCCTGTCGGCGGCGTTGCGAGCGGCTCCGGTGAGGACACCGGCCCGCGGTGCGGGCCGGCGGTACTACGTCGGACCCGCTGCTACCGGCGCAAGCCGAGACGCTCGATGAGCGCGCGGTAGCGGCTGATGTCCTTTTCCGACAGGTAGTGCAGCAGCCGGCGGCGGCGACCCACGAGCAGGAGCAACCCCCGGCGGCTGTGGTGATCGTGCTTGTGCAGCTTGAGATGCTCGGTGAGGTCGTTGATCCGCCGGGAGAGCATCGCGACCTGCACTTCGGGCGAGCCGGTGTCGTTCTCGACGGTGGCGTACTCGCGCATGATGTCCTGCTTGACGGCGGCGTCGAGAGGCACGGAACTCCTTTCGGGCGGTGCGGCTAGGTGCGACTAGGTCCGGCCGGGTGCGGCTGGGTGCGGCTCGGTACTTAGCACCCGAGCAGAACAGGGCTCACCCTCCGGCATGGTCGCCGGTGGGTGTCACGGTATCACCCGGCGGCCCGCGGCCCGCCCAGCCAAGTGCGTCCCGGGTCCGCGCGACATCGTCGTCGATCGCGGCCACCAGCGACTCGGCGGAGTCGAAGGTCCGGGTCTCCCGGAGCCGGGACACGAAGTCCAGAGCCACGTGCTCGCCGTAGACGTCGACCTCGACATCCAGCAGGTAGGCCTCGACCTTGCGCTCGCGACCCTGGAATGTCGGGTTGGTGCCGATCGAGATCGCCGCCGGCCAACGGTCGGCCCGGCGCCCGCACCAGCCCGCGTAGATCCCGTCAGCCGGCACCGCGGGGTAGGGCGTCAGCTCGACGTTGGCGGTCGGGAAACCCAGGCCGCGGCCGCGCCCGTCCCCGCGGACCACGATCCCCTCGATCCGGTGCGGGCGGCCGAGCGCTTCGGCGGCCGCGGTGACGTCCCCGGCGTCGACGCAGGCCCGCACGTAGGTCGAGGAGAGGGTCGTCTCGGCCTCCCCGGCCTGAAGGCCGACCCCGTCGACGCCGAACCCGAACCGGCGCCCGAGTTCAGTGAGCTGGGCAACGTCGCCGGCGGCCCGGTGCCCGAACCGGAAGTTCTCCCCCACGACGACAGCGGCGACGTGCAGATGCTCGACGAGCACCGTGTGGGCGAACTCAGCGGGCGAGAGCCGGGAGAACTCGAGGGTGAAGGGCAGGACGAGCAGCGCGTCGACGCCCAGCCCTTCGATCAGCTCCGCCCGGTGCCGGGGGGTGGTGAGCAGCGCCGGATGAGTGCCCGGTCGGACAACCTCGCTGGGGTGCGGATCGAAGGTGACCACCACGGTCGGCATGCCGGCCTTGCGGGCGCGGGCGACCGCCCGCTCGATGATGACCCGGTGCCCCCGGTGAACCCCGTCGAAGACGCCGATCGTGACTACGCAACGCCCCCAGCCGGGGGGCACCGAGTCGAGGCCTCGCCAGCGCTGCACGGCTAGAGGGTGCCAGAGCCGGCGAAGACGACGAGCGGACGGGCTGCCCCATCCCGGTCCGCGACCAGGGCGAGAACCGCCCCATCCGGGCCGAACACCCCGACCGGCCCGGGCCCGACCGGGGGGAGCGGGACCCCGTGCGAGATCAGCCGGGCGGCTTCCTCGTCGACGTCGACCCGCGGGAAGGTGGCCGCGACCACCTCGCCCAGCGGCAGGACCGAGAGCTCCGCGCCCAACGGGTGCGCCGCATCGAGCGTGAAGCCGGCCACCCGGGTCCGGCGCAGCGCGCTGAGGTGGCCACCGACCTCGAGGAGCACGCCGAGATCGCGGGCGATCGCCCGGATGTAGGTCCCGGTCGAGCAGTCCACCTCGAGGTCCAGCTCGGTGCTGTCCCCGTCGCGGCGCAACTCCCGCAGCTCGAGGCGGTGGACGGTGACCCGGCGGGCAGCCAGCTCGACCCGCTCACCGGCCCGGGCCCGCGCGTAGGCCGGCCGACCGGCGAGCTTGACCGCGCTGAACGCCGGTGGGACCTGCTCGATCGGCCCGGTGAGCCGGGCCAGCGCCGAACCGATCGCCGCCTCGCTCACCGCTCCGGCCGGCTTGATCTCGACGACCTCGCCCTCGGCGTCGTCGGTGGTCGTCGACGCCCCGAGGCGAACCGTGGCGGTATACGACTTGTCGGCGGCCGCGAGATGGCCGAGCAGCCGGGTCGCCCGGCCGATCCCGACCAGCAGGACCCCCGTCGCCATCGGGTCCAGCGTGCCGCCATGGCCGACCCGGCGGGTGCCCGCAAGCCGGCGGATCCGGGCGACCACGTCATGGGAGGTGCAGCCGGCAGGCTTGTCCACCACGACCAGACCGTCGATCACCGGTCCCCCGCCATCGCCGGACGCGGGCAGGATCACCGGGCTGCGGCGAGGGCCTGGCGCAGCCCGTCCATCGTCGCGTCGAGCCCATCCGCGGATGTGTAGCCGGCCGCGAAGCGGTGGCCTCCACCGCCCAGCCCGGCGCACACCCCCCCGACGTCGACCGCGCCCTTGGACCGGGCTGACACCTTGAAACCGCCGTCTCGGTCGCCCTTGCAGACCACCGCCACGTCGGCCTCCGCGGTGGTGCGTACCAGATCGATCAGCCCCTCGATCTCGTCCAGCCCAACCCCGAACCGGACCAGGTCGGCCGCGGTCGTGTGGGTCCAGACCAGGCCGTGCCCGGCGGCCGCTTCGGGCTCGAGCCGGGCCCGGGACAACGCGGTTCCGAGCAGCCCGATGCAACCGAAGGAGTTCGTGTCCCAGACCGCCCGGGCGATCAGCTCGTGGCGGATCCCCGTGGCGAGCAACCGGGCGGCCAGCTCGTGCACGGCAGGCGTGGTCGAGACGAACTTGAACGAGCCGGTGTCCGTGGTCAGCCCGGTGTAGAGACAGCAGGCGATGTCGGCGTTCAGCACCACACCGAGCCGGTCGACGAGTTCGGCGACGATCACCGCGGTCGCCGCGGCGGCGTCGTCGACGAGCCGCGTCCGACCGAAGCCGTCGCCCCGGACGTGGTGGTCGACAACGATGACCTCACCGGCCGAGTCGACCAGCTCCGCGAGCCGGCCAAGCCGGTCCCGGCTGCTCGTATCGAAGGTGACGAGAACCTCCGGTGATCCGGGGATCGCCGCGGGAGGCACCAACAGGTCCTGACCCGGCAGGAACGCGTAAGCGCGTGGAACGCGAAACGGCTCGTCACCGAACGAGCAGAAGACCGGCCGGTCGAGCGCCCGCAGGGCGAGGCCGGCCGCGAGCATCGACCCCAGGGCATCTCCGTCCGGTGCGACGTGACAGGCCAGGACTATGGACTCCGCCCCGGCGAGGGTGCCGACGACGTGCGACCACAGCTCCTCGGGCAGGTTCGGGGCGGCTGTCACATCGGGTCCGACTCGTCCGCGGGCTGGGTGTCGATCACCGGACCCCCTCGGTACGGGTCGGGATCACCGGCCGGAACCGCGTTCGAGGCCGCCCGCGCAACTTCGGCATCGGCGGCCCGGGCTACCGCGATCAGTTCGCTGATGTGCGCAGCGGTGTCGGGGACGGCGTCGAGGACGAAGGTCAGGGTGGGGGCGTAGCGGACCCCGGTCTGGCGACCCACCTCGGCCCGAAGCACGCCCTTCGCGCTCTCCAGGGCGAGCGAGGTACCGGCCCGGTCGATCGCCGAGCCGAGGACGGTGTAGAAGACGGTCGCTTCGCGCAGGTCGGGCGTGACACGCGCGTCCGTGACCGTCACCATGCCGAGCCGGGGATCTTTGACTCCGAGCTCGATGGTGCTCGCGACGATCTCCCGGATTCGCCCGGCGAGCCTCCGCGCCCGCGCGACGTCGGTCACTGCCGCCTCCTCACCTGTCGTCGTCGGCCCCGTAGAGGCGCCGGTGGGCCGAGAGCAACTCGATCTCCGGTCGTCCCGCGACCAGCCTTTCGCACGCATCGAGCACCTCGCCGCAATGCCGGGCGTCCGCCGCCACGACCGCCACCCCGAGCAGCGCCCGACGGTGCAGCTCGAGGTGGCCTGCTTCCGCCGCGGCCACCATGAAGCGCCGTTGCAACTCCGCCACGATCGGCCGAACCATTCCCCGCTTCTCCTTCAGCGACCGGCTGTCGCCGAGCAGGACGTCGAGGGCCAGGCTGCCCACGTACATCGGCGCTACCCGCGCGGCTTCTCGCGCATCTCGAAGGTTTCGATGACGTCCTCGACCTTGATGTCGTTGAACGATCCGAGGCCGATACCGCATTCGTAGCCTTCGGCGACCTCGCGGGCGTCGTCCTTGAACCTTCTGAGCGAGTCGATCGCCAGATTCTCCGCGACGACGACCCCGTCGCGGACCAGCCTGGCCTTGCTGCCGCGCACGATCGTCCCGGACCGGACGAGCGACCCGGCCACGTTGCCGATCTTCGGCACCCGGAAGACTTCACGCACTTCCGCGGTACCGAGCTGGACCTCCTCGTACTCCGGCTTGAGCAGACCGGTCAGTGCGGCTTCGACGTCCTCGATCGCCTGGTAGATGACCGAGTAGTAGCGGACGTCGACCCGCTCGCGCTCAGCCAGCTCGCGGGCCTTGCCCTCCGGCCGAACGTTGAACCCGAGGATGATCGCGTCCGAGGCCTTGGCCAGGTTGACGTCGTTCTCGGTGATCGCACCGACGCCACGGCCGATGATCCGCAACCCGACCTCTTCCCCGATGTCGATCTTGAGCAGCGAGTCCTCGACCGCCTCCACCGAACCGGACACGTCGCCCTTGAGGATGAGCCGCAGCTCGCTGATCTCACCCTCCTTGATCCGCTGAAGGACGTCCTCGAGGGTCATCCGCCCGCGCTGGGCCGCCAACTCGGCGTAGCGCTCGCGAGCCGCCCGACGTTCGGCTATCTGCCTGGCCACCCGGTCCTCGGGCACGACGAGGAAACTGTCGCCCGCACCGGGAACGCTGGTAAAGCCCAGCACCTGGACCGGGCGGGACGGGCCGGCCTTGTCGACCGGGTCGCCGTTCTCGTCGAGCATGGCCCGAACCCGGCCGAACGCCTCGCCGGCGACGATCGAGTCGCTTACCCGCAGGGTTCCGCGCTGGACGAGAACGGTGGCCACCGGACCGCGGCCGCGGTCCAGGTGCGCCTCGATCGCGACGCCCTGCGCGTCCTGGGTCGGGTTGGCCCGCAGGTCGAGTGCCGCGTCGGCGGTGAGCAGCACCGCTTCCAGCAGCTCGTCGAGGCCGATCCGGCTCTTCGCCGACACGTCGACGAAAAGCGTCTCACCGCCGTACTCCTCCGCGACCAGCCCGTACTCGGTGAGCTGCTGGCGCACCTTGGCCGGATTCGCGTCCTCCTTGTCGACCTTGTTCACCGCGACGACGATGGGGACATCGGCGGCCTGCGCGTGGTTGAGCGCCTCGATCGTCTGGGGCATCACCCCGTCGTCCGCGGCGACGACCAGGACCGCGATGTCGGTCACCTTCGCCCCACGGGCTCGCATGGCGGTAAATGCCTCGTGCCCGGGGGTGTCGATGAAGGTGAGCATGCGCTGGCTGCCGTCGCTCGTCGTGGCGTGCACCTGGTAGGCGCCGATGTGCTGGGTGATCCCGCCCGCCTCGCGGGCCACGACGTCGGTCTGCCGGATCGCATCGAGCAGCTTGGTCTTGCCGTGATCGACGTGGCCCATGACCGTGACCACCGGCGGACGCGAAACCAGGTCGTCCTCGCCGCCCTCGTTCTCCCCGTAGTCGATGTCGAAGGACTCGAGCAGCTCGCGATCCTCGTCCTCGGGACTGACCACCTGAACGTCGTATCCGAGCTCGTTCCCGAGCAGCTGGAGTGTCTCGTCGCTGCACGACTGGGTCGCCGTCACCATTTCGCCGATCTGGGTGAAGACCACCTGAACCAGCGAGCCGGGATTAGCCCCGATCTTGTCGGCGAAGTCGGCCAGGCTGGCCCCGCGCGGTAGGCGCAGCGCGTCCCCGTTCCCGCGGGGGACGACGACCCCCCCGATCGTCGGGGCCTGCATGTTGTCGAACTCTTGGCGACGCTGCTTCTTGGACTTCCGCCCGCGAACCGGCCCGCGCCCGCCCGGGCGACCGAAGGCGCCCTGCGTGGCAGCACCGCGCCCGCCACGACCACCCGGACCACCGGGGCGACCCCCGGGGGCGCCGCGGCCGGCTGGCGCGCCGGCCGCTCCGGCACCGGCTCCGGGGCCGGCACCACGGCCCGGAGCGCCCATGCCGCGCCCGGCTGCCCCGGGCCGACCGGCCTGCGGACGGGCACCGGGGAACATGCCGGGGGCCGGCCGGGGGCCGCCGGGTCCGGCGCCTGGGGAACGTTGTGGGTAGGAACCTGGCGCCGGCCGGGGTGGCATGCCGGGGACGCCGGGCCGCACGCCGGGTCGGGGCGGCATGCCCGGCGCGGGGGGCCGCAGGCCGGGCCGCGGAGCCACCGGTGCCATCCCGGTGCCGCCGGCGCTGGTGAACGGGTTGTTGCCGGGCCGAGGCGCGCCGGACGGTCGCGGAACAGCCGGGCGCGGGTGGGCGGCGGCGGGACGGATCCCGGGCTCGCCGGCCGGCGGGTCGATGGCCGGCGCGGCCGCCGGGAAAGGCGCGGCCGGCGCGGACTCGACCACCGTCGGTTCGGCGACCACCGGCGGCTCGGGGGCGACATCCGGCTTCGCGGCCTTGCCGCGGCCCTTTGCCGCAACCGGCGAAGCCGAGCCGTTGCCGGCCGGCTCTGGGACGCTCGGGAAGGCTTCCTTGAGCTTGCGGACCACCGGCGCCTCGACCGTCGAGGACGCCGAGCGGACGAACTCACCGAATTCCTGGAGCTTGGCCATGACGACCTTGCTCTCCACGCCGAATTCCTTGGCGAGCTCGTAGACCCGGACCTTGGCCACTCAGACTCCTTGTCCCACGGTCCGCGGGTCTGTCGCTCGCGAACCGACGTCCTAGCGCATGGCTGTGCTCATCGCTGACTCATCGAGCGCTCATCACGAACTCGACCCACTTCCCGTGCTCGTGCCTCCGACCGCTTTCCGGCCGCTCGCCCGCGCCCCCGCGACGTGGTCTCGGACCGCGCCGACATCGGGCGGCCGCGCGAGCCGGAGGGCCCGCACAAACGCCCGCCGCCGTTCGGCCTGGTCGAGACAGGCCGGGTCTGGGTGCAGGTGCGCGCCTCGACCCGGCGCCCGGCCCCGGGGGTCGACGACAAGCACGCCCCCGACCACCACGACACGCAGGAGATCGGACTTGGACGCTCGTTCCCGGCACCCC
The nucleotide sequence above comes from Mycobacteriales bacterium. Encoded proteins:
- the rbfA gene encoding 30S ribosome-binding factor RbfA; the encoded protein is MTDVARARRLAGRIREIVASTIELGVKDPRLGMVTVTDARVTPDLREATVFYTVLGSAIDRAGTSLALESAKGVLRAEVGRQTGVRYAPTLTFVLDAVPDTAAHISELIAVARAADAEVARAASNAVPAGDPDPYRGGPVIDTQPADESDPM
- the dapB gene encoding 4-hydroxy-tetrahydrodipicolinate reductase, with the protein product MIRVGVLGARGRMGIEVCRALDAAADLELVAAVDVGEDRDPLRAGEVIVDFTQPDAVMDNLRWCLDAGRHVVVGTTGFSAERLAELAAWLEAAPGLGVVVAPNFGIGAVLMMSFAVQAARFYESVEIVEMHHPGKADAPSGTARRTAELVAEARRAAGLGPAPDATGDAMPGARGATVDGVPVHSIRLSGLVAHQEVLLGAAGEILTIRHDSLDRASFMPGVLLAVRSVGGRPGLTVGLESLLDL
- a CDS encoding metal-dependent transcriptional regulator, encoding MSKGMVAPATALAPAPASATAGVARYLEAIFYLRAEGLPPRPARLADWLGVSAPTVSEAVRRLARDELVEAAPNQPIEFTAKGAATAGAVVRRHRVLERWLTGELGLDWVTADEEAHRLANDVSDLVLERLHERLGRPSTCPHGNPIPGEPQPRLDLVNLPDLAVGRPATVVRISELAEHDAPQVLRLLQARGLVPGVRVKLRAAPPAADVVEVETGEASVHLATQVARAVWVTTST
- a CDS encoding DHH family phosphoesterase, which translates into the protein MTAAPNLPEELWSHVVGTLAGAESIVLACHVAPDGDALGSMLAAGLALRALDRPVFCSFGDEPFRVPRAYAFLPGQDLLVPPAAIPGSPEVLVTFDTSSRDRLGRLAELVDSAGEVIVVDHHVRGDGFGRTRLVDDAAAATAVIVAELVDRLGVVLNADIACCLYTGLTTDTGSFKFVSTTPAVHELAARLLATGIRHELIARAVWDTNSFGCIGLLGTALSRARLEPEAAAGHGLVWTHTTAADLVRFGVGLDEIEGLIDLVRTTAEADVAVVCKGDRDGGFKVSARSKGAVDVGGVCAGLGGGGHRFAAGYTSADGLDATMDGLRQALAAAR
- a CDS encoding bifunctional riboflavin kinase/FAD synthetase; this encodes MQRWRGLDSVPPGWGRCVVTIGVFDGVHRGHRVIIERAVARARKAGMPTVVVTFDPHPSEVVRPGTHPALLTTPRHRAELIEGLGVDALLVLPFTLEFSRLSPAEFAHTVLVEHLHVAAVVVGENFRFGHRAAGDVAQLTELGRRFGFGVDGVGLQAGEAETTLSSTYVRACVDAGDVTAAAEALGRPHRIEGIVVRGDGRGRGLGFPTANVELTPYPAVPADGIYAGWCGRRADRWPAAISIGTNPTFQGRERKVEAYLLDVEVDVYGEHVALDFVSRLRETRTFDSAESLVAAIDDDVARTRDALGWAGRGPPGDTVTPTGDHAGG
- the rpsO gene encoding 30S ribosomal protein S15 → MPLDAAVKQDIMREYATVENDTGSPEVQVAMLSRRINDLTEHLKLHKHDHHSRRGLLLLVGRRRRLLHYLSEKDISRYRALIERLGLRR
- a CDS encoding polyribonucleotide nucleotidyltransferase, with product MGQESVHHAEAIVETPLGSRTIRFETGRLAQQAAGSVVVRFGDTMVLSATTASKAPKENLDFFPLTVDVEERMYAAGKIPGSFFRREGRPSEDAVLTCRLTDRPLRPSFAKGLRNEIQVVATILSLDPDHLYDVLAINAAACSTLLAGLPFTGPIAGVRVAHIDGAWVAFPSHHELQRATFDMIVAGRALDDGDVAIMMVEAEATTSTISLVRDGAPAPTEDVVASGLEAAKPALRALCAAQSDLASRAAKPTREFPLYLDYQDDVFEAVSSAVRDDLAKALTIADKQDRETELDRVKALAKEKVIGDFDGRDKEIGPAFRSLTKQLVRERIIGEQVRIDGRGPGDIRQLAAEVGVIPRAHGSSLFERGETQILNAATLNMPRMEQMIDTLSPENRKRYLHHYNFPPYSTGETGRVGSPKRREIGHGALAERALLPVLPTKEEFPYAIRVVSEAISSNGSTSMGSVCASTLSLLDAGVPLAAPVAGIAMGLVHEGGEYVTLTDILGAEDAFGDMDFKVAGTRDFVTALQLDTKLTGIPASVLGAALRQAHDARMTILDVMHEAIDGPAEMSPFAPRIVTIRIPVDKIGEVIGPKGKMINQIQEETGADITIEDDGTIYVGAIDGPKAEAAVARINAIANPTMPEVGERYLGTVVKTTNFGAFVSLTPGKDGLLHVSQLRKLSGGKRVDNVEDVLKVGDKVQVEVAEIDPRGKLSLVPVTAEEPAAAPAAAPAEEPAAAPAE
- a CDS encoding DUF503 domain-containing protein, giving the protein MYVGSLALDVLLGDSRSLKEKRGMVRPIVAELQRRFMVAAAEAGHLELHRRALLGVAVVAADARHCGEVLDACERLVAGRPEIELLSAHRRLYGADDDR
- the truB gene encoding tRNA pseudouridine(55) synthase TruB, coding for MPASGDGGGPVIDGLVVVDKPAGCTSHDVVARIRRLAGTRRVGHGGTLDPMATGVLLVGIGRATRLLGHLAAADKSYTATVRLGASTTTDDAEGEVVEIKPAGAVSEAAIGSALARLTGPIEQVPPAFSAVKLAGRPAYARARAGERVELAARRVTVHRLELRELRRDGDSTELDLEVDCSTGTYIRAIARDLGVLLEVGGHLSALRRTRVAGFTLDAAHPLGAELSVLPLGEVVAATFPRVDVDEEAARLISHGVPLPPVGPGPVGVFGPDGAVLALVADRDGAARPLVVFAGSGTL
- a CDS encoding pitrilysin family protein; the protein is MATSLGPGFQRPGTTRTLIAGTGGGLIRRTLLPSGVRVITEAVPGVRSVAFGLWVGVGSRDETPALAGASHYLEHLLFKGTRRRSALDISAALDAVGGELNAFTGKEYTCFYARVLDADLPLAVDVVVDMVVGSLLRATDVDSERGVILEEIAMHEDDPGDAVHDAFADAVWGDAPLGRPVLGSVASIGKLSRTAIAGHYRRRYRPEQLVAAAAGHLDHARLVKLIRAAFERAGLADGAEAEPALPRAGVAPPSTRPAVRVVRRPTEQANLLLGGEGLPRTDPRRFALGVLNGALGGGMSSRLFQEIREKRGLAYSVYSYASHYADTGLFGVYAGCLPAKADQVLALCRAELERVARNGLAADEIARGKGQLAGGIVLGLEDTGSRMSRLGKSELVYGELRTVDEILANIEGVTAADVHDVARDVLSRPLGLAVIGPFDQHDFTAAVA